A stretch of Andreesenia angusta DNA encodes these proteins:
- a CDS encoding sugar transferase, with translation MYMKFKRAMDIVISGLGIIVISPIIIALLILIKLDSPGPILFRQKRVGINRGNFDILKFRTMSIDTPKDTPTHMLENPEQYITKVGKVLRKTSLDELPQIFNILKGEMSIVGPRPALWNQYDLLDERDKYGANNIRPGLTGWAQIHGRDEISIEEKAKLDGYYVENMGIGMDLKCFFGTFVAVVKSEGFAEGGGQNKKNSK, from the coding sequence ATGTACATGAAGTTCAAGAGAGCAATGGATATAGTTATTTCAGGACTTGGAATAATAGTGATTTCTCCAATAATAATCGCACTGCTTATTCTTATAAAGCTGGACTCACCGGGGCCTATACTTTTTAGACAGAAGCGGGTGGGCATAAACAGAGGCAATTTCGACATACTGAAGTTCAGAACCATGAGCATAGATACTCCGAAAGACACTCCGACCCATATGCTTGAAAATCCTGAACAGTATATAACTAAAGTGGGAAAGGTGCTAAGGAAGACAAGTCTTGACGAGCTGCCACAGATATTCAACATACTTAAAGGAGAGATGAGCATAGTTGGGCCTAGACCCGCCCTATGGAACCAGTATGATCTTTTAGACGAGAGAGACAAGTACGGGGCAAATAACATAAGGCCTGGACTTACAGGCTGGGCGCAGATACACGGAAGAGATGAGATAAGCATAGAGGAAAAAGCCAAACTAGATGGCTACTATGTTGAAAATATGGGGATTGGAATGGACTTGAAATGCTTTTTCGGAACCTTTGTGGCAGTAGTGAAAAGCGAAGGTTTTGCAGAAGGCGGAGGCCAAAACAAGAAAAACTCAAAATAG
- a CDS encoding NAD-dependent epimerase/dehydratase family protein produces MKKLLITGTSSYIGNSLESWLKKSDEKYMVDKISLRGESWKDVDFSNYDSVFHVAGIVHIKETPENRDSYYKVNRDLAFEVAKKAKAEGVKQFVFLSTMSVYGLESGIIDRNTPMSPNTSYGKSKIQAEELLEDLREECFKVAVLRPPMVYGKGCKGNYPKLAKLARKIPIFPQIENSRSMVYIDHLSEFTRHLIDDERDGLFFPQNSEYVCTSEMVKLIGKHNGKKIMMTRLLNPIIRVLKTGTVEKVFGSLTYDKKMSEYGKDYQLFEFEDTIEATERGNRDES; encoded by the coding sequence ATGAAAAAACTTCTGATAACAGGGACAAGCAGCTACATTGGGAATTCTCTAGAAAGCTGGCTTAAAAAAAGCGATGAAAAGTACATGGTGGACAAGATATCCCTAAGGGGAGAAAGCTGGAAAGACGTGGATTTTTCGAACTACGACTCGGTTTTTCATGTTGCAGGAATAGTTCATATAAAGGAAACACCTGAAAACAGGGACTCTTATTACAAGGTCAACAGAGACTTGGCCTTTGAAGTGGCCAAAAAGGCGAAAGCGGAAGGGGTCAAGCAGTTTGTGTTCTTGAGCACTATGAGTGTGTACGGTCTTGAAAGCGGAATCATAGACAGGAATACTCCAATGAGTCCTAACACTAGCTATGGGAAGTCCAAAATTCAGGCTGAAGAGCTACTAGAGGATCTTAGGGAAGAGTGCTTTAAAGTGGCAGTCTTAAGGCCGCCTATGGTCTACGGAAAAGGGTGCAAGGGCAACTATCCTAAGCTGGCGAAGCTTGCCAGAAAAATACCTATATTCCCACAGATAGAGAACAGTCGGAGCATGGTGTACATAGACCATCTCTCTGAATTTACAAGACACCTTATAGACGACGAAAGAGACGGGCTTTTTTTTCCTCAAAACAGCGAGTATGTCTGTACAAGTGAAATGGTTAAGCTTATAGGAAAGCATAATGGAAAGAAAATAATGATGACAAGGCTGCTCAATCCAATTATACGAGTACTTAAGACAGGGACAGTTGAGAAAGTCTTTGGGAGCCTTACTTACGATAAAAAGATGTCAGAGTACGGAAAAGACTATCAGCTGTTTGAGTTTGAAGACACGATAGAGGCGACTGAGAGGGGGAATAGAGATGAAAGTTAG
- the galU gene encoding UTP--glucose-1-phosphate uridylyltransferase GalU translates to MKVRKAIIPAAGLGTRFLPATKAQPKEMLPVVDKPTLQYIIEEAVDSGIEEILIITGRNKKSIEDHFDRSIELEIELEKKGKTKMLEEVRRISDMADIYYIRQKEPKGLGHAVSCARSFIGDEPFAVLLGDDIVYSEKPCLKQMIEVYNEYKTTILGVQEVEKSEVSKYGIVEGKAIEEGVYKVKDLVEKPKVEEAPSNVAILGRYILSPDIFEILENTPPGVGGEIQLTDALKSLAKIEAVYAYVFEGKRYDVGDKQGFLEATVEMALRREDLREGLMKYLKTIVEAEIQEDKEI, encoded by the coding sequence ATGAAAGTTAGGAAGGCTATTATACCAGCTGCGGGTCTTGGCACAAGGTTTTTGCCTGCCACAAAGGCCCAGCCAAAGGAGATGCTGCCGGTGGTCGACAAGCCTACTCTGCAGTATATAATTGAAGAAGCTGTAGATTCAGGCATAGAGGAGATACTGATAATAACAGGAAGAAACAAGAAGAGTATAGAGGACCATTTCGACAGGTCTATAGAGCTCGAGATAGAGCTTGAAAAAAAGGGTAAGACAAAGATGCTTGAGGAAGTTAGAAGGATATCCGACATGGCCGATATATACTATATAAGACAGAAAGAGCCTAAGGGTCTAGGCCATGCTGTAAGCTGTGCCAGAAGCTTTATAGGAGACGAACCTTTTGCGGTGCTTTTAGGAGACGATATAGTATATTCTGAAAAGCCCTGCCTTAAACAGATGATAGAAGTGTACAATGAGTACAAGACAACTATACTGGGAGTTCAGGAAGTGGAAAAATCAGAGGTCAGTAAGTACGGAATAGTGGAAGGAAAAGCAATCGAAGAAGGTGTCTACAAGGTTAAGGATCTTGTGGAGAAACCTAAAGTTGAAGAAGCACCTTCAAATGTGGCCATATTGGGAAGGTATATTTTAAGCCCGGATATATTTGAGATTCTGGAGAACACACCGCCAGGAGTCGGGGGAGAGATACAGCTTACAGATGCATTGAAGAGTCTTGCCAAGATAGAAGCTGTGTATGCGTATGTATTCGAAGGCAAGCGATATGACGTTGGGGATAAGCAAGGGTTCTTGGAGGCCACTGTTGAGATGGCCTTGAGGAGAGAAGACTTAAGGGAAGGGCTGATGAAATACCTTAAGACTATAGTGGAAGCAGAAATACAAGAGGATAAGGAGATATAA
- a CDS encoding glycosyltransferase family 4 protein, with product MKILYVANVYRHITSFHMPYLKWLKSQGFEVHVAGSGDESIPKWTDVPYVDKNFDISIKRSPYSFQNIKAYKQLKGIVESEKYDIVHCHTPMGGVLGRLASRGLRKQGTKVIYTAHGFHFCKGAPKINWLIYYPVERFLSRYTDVLITMNKEDADIVQKFKCREHYSIPGIGFDVAKFKNVEVDKEKKREELEILEEEFVVISVGDLTKRKNHQSVIKAISKLDSSDIKYIICGKGVLEHELKQLCLEHELSEKVIFLEYRTDINEILKSSDVFVFPSLHEGLAIAGLEAMAAGVPVVASNRRGVSDYCIDEKTALLCEPMDSDCIARSISRIRNEKGLAERLTEEARKAIEKFDISNAMSEMQNIYIKVAPELFKEKKAEGN from the coding sequence ATGAAGATTCTATATGTCGCAAATGTATATCGCCATATAACGTCCTTTCACATGCCCTATCTTAAGTGGCTGAAAAGTCAGGGATTTGAGGTCCATGTAGCTGGAAGCGGAGACGAGAGCATTCCTAAGTGGACGGATGTGCCTTATGTGGACAAGAATTTTGACATATCGATAAAGCGGTCACCCTATAGCTTTCAGAATATAAAGGCGTACAAGCAACTTAAAGGGATAGTTGAGTCGGAAAAATACGATATAGTTCACTGTCATACTCCTATGGGGGGAGTGCTGGGAAGACTTGCCTCTAGAGGACTTAGGAAACAGGGAACGAAGGTAATATATACTGCCCATGGCTTTCACTTTTGCAAAGGGGCACCGAAAATAAACTGGTTAATCTACTATCCTGTAGAGAGATTCTTGTCAAGATATACAGATGTGCTTATAACTATGAACAAAGAGGACGCTGATATTGTACAAAAGTTCAAATGTAGAGAGCATTACTCCATTCCAGGCATAGGCTTTGATGTAGCAAAATTTAAAAATGTGGAAGTAGATAAAGAGAAAAAGAGAGAAGAGTTAGAGATCCTCGAAGAGGAGTTTGTAGTCATATCTGTAGGGGATTTAACTAAGAGGAAAAATCATCAAAGCGTTATAAAGGCGATTTCAAAGCTGGACAGCTCAGATATAAAGTATATAATATGCGGAAAAGGTGTGCTAGAGCATGAGCTTAAGCAGTTGTGCCTTGAGCATGAGCTTAGCGAAAAAGTGATTTTTCTAGAGTATAGGACTGATATAAATGAGATACTGAAATCTTCAGATGTCTTCGTATTCCCTTCGCTTCACGAAGGTCTAGCTATAGCGGGACTGGAGGCCATGGCGGCTGGAGTTCCAGTGGTGGCGTCTAATAGACGAGGCGTATCGGATTACTGCATAGATGAGAAGACGGCACTTCTGTGTGAACCTATGGATTCGGACTGTATTGCAAGGTCGATAAGCAGAATCAGAAACGAGAAAGGTCTTGCAGAGAGGCTTACAGAAGAAGCACGTAAAGCTATAGAGAAGTTTGACATTTCAAACGCCATGAGTGAAATGCAGAATATATATATAAAGGTGGCTCCTGAACTTTTTAAGGAGAAGAAAGCAGAGGGGAATTGA
- the galE gene encoding UDP-glucose 4-epimerase GalE, translating to MSILVTGGAGYIGSHTVKYLQHKGEDVVVVDNLQSGHRSSVDVESFYKADIRDRDSMDRIFQKHAVKEVVHFAANSIVGESMKDPYSYYHNNVYGTLCLLDSMKKNGVYNIVFSSSAAVYGEPDRIPIVESAKTIPTNAYGETKLVIENMMKWFEVAHGIKHVSLRYFNAAGAEGSIGEDHSPETHLIPILLQKLLGQREKVFLFGDDYETEDGTCIRDYVHVQDLSAAHYLSINYLRNTGKSDIFNLGNGRGYSVKEVLKSVERVTKATIDHEVKDRRVGDPDVLIASSEKAKSVLGWNPEFGDIEKIIGDAWTWHRKNPNGYKD from the coding sequence ATGAGCATTTTGGTTACAGGAGGAGCAGGATACATAGGCTCTCACACAGTAAAATACCTCCAGCATAAGGGGGAAGATGTAGTCGTAGTAGACAACCTGCAAAGCGGGCATAGAAGCTCTGTAGATGTTGAGAGCTTTTACAAAGCAGATATAAGGGACAGGGATTCGATGGACAGAATATTCCAAAAACATGCAGTAAAAGAAGTTGTACACTTTGCGGCAAACTCAATAGTAGGAGAGAGTATGAAGGATCCATATAGCTACTACCATAACAACGTATATGGTACACTGTGCTTGCTGGACTCTATGAAAAAAAATGGGGTTTACAATATAGTGTTTTCTTCAAGTGCAGCTGTATACGGCGAGCCCGATCGGATTCCCATTGTGGAGTCTGCAAAAACAATTCCGACCAATGCTTACGGAGAGACAAAGCTTGTTATAGAAAATATGATGAAGTGGTTTGAAGTGGCGCATGGAATAAAGCATGTATCGCTAAGGTACTTTAATGCAGCAGGGGCCGAGGGGAGCATAGGTGAGGACCATAGCCCTGAAACACATCTCATACCTATTCTGCTTCAGAAGCTGCTAGGACAGAGGGAGAAGGTATTTCTATTTGGGGACGACTATGAGACCGAGGATGGAACATGTATAAGAGACTATGTTCATGTGCAGGACTTGTCAGCTGCCCACTATCTGTCTATAAATTACCTTAGAAATACTGGGAAGAGCGATATATTCAACTTGGGGAATGGAAGAGGATACTCTGTAAAAGAAGTCCTGAAATCTGTAGAGAGAGTTACGAAAGCAACTATAGATCATGAAGTCAAAGACAGGAGAGTCGGAGATCCTGACGTGCTTATAGCTTCCTCCGAGAAGGCCAAATCTGTTTTAGGCTGGAACCCTGAATTTGGAGATATCGAAAAAATCATAGGTGACGCATGGACATGGCATAGAAAAAATCCAAATGGATACAAAGATTAG
- the cobT gene encoding nicotinate-nucleotide--dimethylbenzimidazole phosphoribosyltransferase, producing MNKLDTIIEKIVPADESAKESASARVDSLIKPIGSLGRLEDLAVQLAGITGRVNNSFEKKCTVVMSSDNGVVEEGVASSPQEITAMQTVNMLKGITGISVLSKAAGSDIRVVDIGVKSDLDYPGLLVRKIKHGTDNMAKGPAMTRDEAIASIEAGIEIVEELVAEGYSILGTGEMGIGNTSTSSAVAMVLTGCGEEAIGKGAGLDDEAYRKKKEVISNAISLNRPDSSDPIDVLSKVGGLDIGGLTGCFLGAAYHRIPVFVDGVISAVAALLACRLNPNVKGYILPSHISMEPAYRIVMEELGLRPFLDMDMRLGEGSGCPMGFQIVDMACAMMNNMATFDEISLSDDFLVDIR from the coding sequence ATGAACAAACTAGATACGATAATAGAAAAGATAGTTCCAGCAGACGAGAGCGCAAAAGAGAGTGCCTCTGCTAGGGTGGACTCCCTTATAAAGCCGATAGGAAGCCTCGGAAGGCTGGAGGACTTGGCGGTACAGCTTGCAGGAATAACTGGGAGAGTGAACAACAGTTTCGAAAAAAAATGCACTGTGGTTATGAGCTCAGACAACGGAGTGGTGGAAGAGGGCGTGGCCTCTAGTCCGCAGGAGATAACGGCTATGCAGACTGTAAACATGCTCAAGGGAATAACAGGGATAAGCGTGCTTTCGAAAGCCGCAGGAAGCGACATAAGAGTTGTAGATATAGGTGTAAAGTCGGACTTGGATTACCCAGGGCTTTTAGTTAGAAAGATAAAGCACGGCACTGACAACATGGCTAAAGGGCCTGCAATGACTAGGGATGAGGCCATAGCTTCTATAGAGGCTGGCATAGAGATAGTGGAAGAGCTTGTAGCGGAAGGCTACAGCATCCTCGGAACAGGGGAGATGGGAATAGGAAACACCTCGACTTCAAGTGCTGTGGCTATGGTGCTTACAGGGTGTGGAGAAGAGGCGATAGGAAAGGGAGCAGGGCTTGACGATGAAGCTTACAGAAAAAAGAAAGAGGTAATATCGAATGCTATAAGCTTGAACAGACCTGATTCTTCAGACCCTATAGATGTGCTCTCAAAAGTAGGGGGACTGGACATAGGCGGACTTACGGGCTGCTTTTTAGGAGCGGCATACCACAGGATCCCAGTATTCGTAGACGGAGTGATTTCAGCCGTGGCGGCGCTTTTGGCTTGCAGGCTAAATCCCAATGTAAAGGGCTATATTCTTCCGTCCCATATCTCCATGGAGCCGGCCTACCGTATAGTGATGGAAGAGCTTGGACTCAGACCGTTTCTAGATATGGACATGAGGCTAGGAGAGGGCAGCGGATGTCCCATGGGATTTCAAATAGTGGACATGGCCTGCGCAATGATGAACAATATGGCCACATTTGACGAGATATCGCTGTCTGATGATTTCTTGGTAGACATAAGATAG
- the cls gene encoding cardiolipin synthase: MFHRAVLTAMALFVQITFLIVIIIEFRHYFAFFYAGSIVLSIVAVVLIINSDMTSGYKIAWMIPIMLFPIFGGLFYIFFGGKKLSKRVRRKMNSVELKLKEALAEKGTTIDALESECSSAANQAKYIQDYAYSPPYNNTLTKYLPSGEAKFKVLKEELRKAKRYIFMEYFIIEEGKMWGEILEILEAKVAEGVDVRVMYDDVGCITKLPKGYDKLLESKGIKCAVFNPFAPVLSSRLNNRNHRKITVIDGHTGFTGGINLADEYINEYEKFGHWKDTAIMLKGEAAWSLSVMFLSLWDYVNEIDEDYSLFKPLREELQDFGDGYVQPFADNPLDEEPVGESVYLNLINRANKYVYITTPYLIIDTEMVVALSVAAKSGVDVKIVTPHIADKKIVHSMTRSYYPILLRNGIKIYEYTPGFIHAKSFVVDDEYGVVGTINMDYRSLYLHYECGVWLYKTSSVDDIKSDFLDTLKLCREYTLEDVEKTPIYKIVGRSVMRVLAPLM, translated from the coding sequence ATGTTTCACAGAGCCGTGCTTACAGCCATGGCTCTTTTTGTACAGATTACATTTTTGATAGTCATAATAATCGAGTTCAGGCATTACTTCGCCTTTTTCTATGCAGGGAGCATAGTGCTGAGCATAGTTGCAGTTGTGCTGATAATAAACAGCGACATGACCTCGGGCTACAAGATAGCTTGGATGATTCCAATCATGCTGTTCCCTATATTCGGAGGGCTTTTCTATATCTTTTTCGGAGGAAAGAAGCTCAGCAAGAGGGTAAGGCGGAAGATGAACTCAGTAGAGCTGAAGTTAAAGGAAGCTCTTGCGGAAAAAGGCACAACTATAGATGCACTTGAGAGTGAATGCAGTTCGGCCGCAAATCAGGCCAAGTATATACAGGACTATGCGTACTCGCCCCCGTATAACAACACTCTCACAAAGTACCTTCCATCTGGTGAGGCCAAGTTTAAAGTTCTGAAAGAAGAGCTTAGAAAAGCCAAGAGGTATATATTTATGGAGTACTTCATAATAGAAGAGGGCAAGATGTGGGGAGAAATACTGGAGATACTCGAGGCGAAAGTCGCCGAAGGCGTAGACGTAAGAGTTATGTATGACGACGTAGGCTGTATAACTAAGCTTCCGAAAGGCTATGACAAGCTGCTTGAGTCGAAGGGCATAAAATGCGCTGTATTCAACCCTTTTGCCCCAGTGCTGTCTTCACGGCTCAACAACAGAAACCACAGAAAGATAACTGTAATAGATGGCCATACGGGGTTTACAGGAGGCATAAATCTAGCTGATGAGTATATAAATGAATACGAGAAGTTCGGACATTGGAAAGACACCGCTATAATGCTTAAAGGGGAGGCCGCCTGGAGTCTTTCGGTGATGTTTCTTTCGCTCTGGGACTATGTAAATGAAATAGACGAGGACTACTCGCTGTTCAAGCCTCTAAGAGAGGAGCTTCAAGACTTTGGGGACGGATATGTACAGCCATTTGCAGACAACCCGCTTGACGAAGAGCCTGTGGGAGAGTCTGTATACTTGAACCTGATAAATAGGGCCAATAAGTATGTGTATATAACTACGCCGTACCTCATAATAGATACCGAGATGGTTGTGGCGCTTTCAGTGGCGGCCAAGTCAGGTGTAGACGTGAAGATAGTCACTCCGCATATAGCAGACAAGAAGATAGTCCACTCTATGACAAGATCGTACTACCCAATACTTCTGAGAAATGGAATAAAGATATACGAGTATACACCAGGTTTTATACATGCCAAGTCTTTTGTGGTAGACGACGAATACGGCGTGGTGGGAACTATAAATATGGACTACAGAAGTCTCTACCTTCACTATGAGTGCGGTGTATGGCTTTACAAGACTAGTTCGGTGGATGACATAAAGAGTGATTTTTTAGATACATTAAAGCTGTGCAGAGAGTACACTTTAGAAGATGTGGAAAAGACTCCGATCTACAAGATTGTAGGGAGGTCTGTGATGAGGGTGCTAGCGCCACTTATGTAG
- a CDS encoding Fe(3+) ABC transporter substrate-binding protein, with translation MNLFKKKLGLLAATAAIGSMVLAGCTGGSGSESESSSTEKKEAGVLNIYSSRHYDTDQELYKIFEQETGVKINVVEGKGDELIERLKREGKDTEADLLVTADAGMLHKAKTEGLFQSIESETIEKNIEEKLLDPDREWVGLTKRARVIVYDKNSVDPSELSTYEDLASEKWKNEILIRSSENIYNQSIMASFLELNGEEAAKNWASGIVSNMAREPQGGDTDQVKAVAAGEGKIAVANTYYVGKLINSSDPEEVKVGESVGVFFPNQETTGTHVNVTGAGIIKTSKNAENALAFLEFLSGEKAQRLFADSNSEYPGNPSVEPSETLKAWGEFKEQDINLAILGERNSEAVKIMNEVGWK, from the coding sequence ATGAATTTATTTAAGAAAAAGCTAGGGCTTCTAGCCGCAACAGCGGCGATAGGCTCGATGGTGCTTGCAGGATGTACAGGAGGAAGCGGAAGCGAGAGTGAAAGCAGTTCAACTGAGAAAAAGGAAGCTGGAGTGCTGAATATATACTCAAGCAGACACTATGACACAGATCAAGAGCTATACAAGATATTCGAACAAGAGACAGGAGTAAAGATCAACGTAGTAGAGGGAAAAGGCGACGAGCTTATAGAGAGATTAAAGAGAGAAGGGAAGGACACAGAGGCCGATCTGCTTGTAACTGCAGATGCTGGAATGCTGCACAAGGCCAAGACAGAAGGGCTTTTCCAGAGCATAGAGAGCGAAACGATAGAGAAAAACATAGAGGAAAAGCTGTTAGATCCTGACAGGGAGTGGGTAGGGCTTACAAAGAGAGCAAGGGTTATAGTCTACGACAAGAACAGTGTGGACCCATCAGAGCTTTCGACTTACGAGGATCTTGCAAGCGAAAAGTGGAAAAACGAGATACTTATAAGGTCTTCTGAGAATATATACAATCAGTCGATAATGGCATCTTTCCTGGAGCTGAACGGAGAAGAAGCTGCTAAGAACTGGGCGTCAGGCATAGTTTCCAATATGGCCAGAGAGCCTCAAGGCGGGGATACAGACCAGGTGAAAGCTGTAGCAGCTGGGGAAGGCAAGATAGCAGTTGCAAACACCTACTACGTGGGAAAACTTATAAACTCATCTGACCCAGAGGAAGTAAAAGTGGGAGAGAGTGTAGGCGTATTCTTCCCTAATCAGGAGACTACAGGGACTCATGTAAACGTAACTGGTGCAGGGATCATAAAGACATCCAAGAATGCGGAAAACGCGTTGGCGTTTCTGGAGTTCTTAAGCGGAGAGAAAGCCCAGAGGCTATTTGCAGACTCTAACTCTGAGTATCCTGGGAACCCTTCAGTGGAGCCTTCAGAGACTCTAAAGGCTTGGGGTGAGTTCAAAGAGCAGGATATAAATTTGGCCATACTTGGGGAAAGAAACAGCGAAGCTGTAAAGATAATGAACGAAGTGGGTTGGAAGTAA
- a CDS encoding ABC transporter permease: MAKLKIGKKKIDLWTVLSTLFTLLIVVPSLSIFANLFGKGNQNWNHIVDNMLASYVANSLWLALWTGLFSLLVGVSLAWLVTMYEFPFRKFLKWGLVLPLTIPPNIGAYTYYGMLGYTGIIQTTLRNQFGISVEPGAMNIASLGGAVFIFAIFLFPYIYMITKSFFEKNVYSLIENSRVLGRGSIYTFFKVAVPISRGAIVSGVTLVVLELLNDYGVVQYFGIPAFSTAIFTTWFSMGDLNTAVRLASILMSIALSLVLLEKLLRGRRRYSETNSRGRRAKRKKLGSKAGILASAYGLLVFALGFGIPVMQMVYWAAKSYSNVLNAEFMGYTLSTVAMALSGAAIIAVIALVIGNYNRMANSSISKIYSKVTILGYSIPGAVIAVGVIVSFIALDGLLYPAYKWFDPDSKKLVLSSSVVMLGFAYVVRFLGVGFGPIESGYDRMGNRYLEASRTLGMNTVETFFKVDVPILKGSIMTAISLVFLEIIKELPLTLILRPFNFHTLATRSYQYANDEMLPESAVPSLMIVAIGLLSVYIIQNAGRRKR, from the coding sequence ATGGCTAAGTTAAAGATAGGAAAGAAAAAAATAGATCTATGGACTGTTCTGTCCACTTTGTTTACTCTGCTCATAGTGGTGCCTAGCTTGAGCATATTTGCAAATCTATTTGGGAAGGGGAATCAAAACTGGAACCATATAGTGGACAATATGCTTGCTAGCTATGTGGCGAATTCGCTTTGGCTAGCTTTGTGGACAGGGCTATTCTCACTGCTTGTAGGAGTGTCGCTTGCCTGGCTTGTGACTATGTACGAGTTTCCGTTTAGAAAATTTCTCAAGTGGGGGCTTGTACTACCCCTTACAATCCCACCCAATATAGGTGCATACACGTACTATGGAATGCTTGGCTATACGGGAATAATCCAAACTACTCTTAGAAACCAGTTTGGCATATCTGTAGAACCAGGTGCTATGAATATAGCGAGTCTAGGTGGGGCCGTGTTTATATTTGCAATCTTTCTATTCCCATATATCTACATGATAACGAAGTCTTTTTTTGAGAAAAATGTGTACTCTCTTATAGAGAACAGCCGGGTGCTGGGAAGAGGTTCGATTTACACCTTTTTCAAAGTGGCAGTTCCAATTTCAAGAGGAGCTATAGTCTCAGGAGTGACTTTGGTAGTGCTAGAGCTCTTAAACGACTATGGAGTTGTGCAGTACTTTGGAATTCCAGCTTTCAGTACAGCGATCTTCACAACCTGGTTCTCGATGGGAGACCTCAACACAGCTGTAAGGCTTGCGTCCATACTCATGAGCATAGCGCTCTCTCTTGTGCTTTTGGAGAAGCTGCTCAGAGGCAGAAGGCGCTACAGCGAGACAAACAGCAGAGGCAGGAGAGCCAAGAGAAAGAAGCTAGGCTCTAAAGCAGGGATTCTGGCTTCAGCATATGGACTTCTGGTGTTTGCGCTTGGGTTCGGGATACCTGTGATGCAGATGGTGTATTGGGCTGCAAAGAGCTACTCCAATGTGCTGAACGCAGAGTTTATGGGGTATACGCTGAGTACAGTTGCAATGGCGCTTTCTGGAGCGGCAATAATAGCGGTCATAGCACTTGTGATAGGCAATTACAACAGGATGGCTAACAGCAGTATCTCTAAAATCTATTCAAAGGTCACTATACTGGGGTATTCCATACCGGGAGCTGTAATAGCGGTCGGAGTCATTGTCAGCTTTATAGCGCTTGACGGGCTGCTATATCCTGCGTACAAGTGGTTTGACCCAGATAGCAAGAAGCTGGTGCTCAGTTCATCGGTTGTTATGCTGGGTTTTGCATATGTAGTTAGGTTTCTAGGAGTTGGCTTTGGACCTATAGAGTCTGGATATGACAGAATGGGAAATAGGTATTTAGAGGCATCTAGAACTCTGGGCATGAATACCGTAGAGACTTTCTTCAAGGTGGATGTCCCAATATTAAAGGGCTCGATAATGACGGCTATATCGCTTGTGTTTCTGGAGATAATAAAGGAGTTGCCACTTACGCTTATCTTGCGACCTTTTAACTTCCATACACTGGCGACTAGGTCTTACCAGTATGCAAACGACGAGATGCTTCCAGAGTCGGCAGTGCCGTCACTCATGATAGTGGCTATAGGCCTCTTGTCTGTATATATTATTCAAAACGCAGGGAGGAGGAAGAGATGA
- a CDS encoding ABC transporter ATP-binding protein, whose product MMHVKLEDLKFKYDGAQSYTIDGFSLEIEEGEIIALLGDSGCGKSTILRILSGLEDRVSGRIEIGGRAVLSESVFVEPEHRNVGLVFQDYGLFPHMTVEQNIVYGLKGMSKAEKKERLCEVLKLVKLEGVEKRYPHELSGGQQQRIALARAIAPKPKLLLMDEPFSNLDAGLKKKIREELRDIIKSEGITSIIVTHDLEDAEGTSDRIVSMN is encoded by the coding sequence ATGATGCATGTAAAGCTTGAAGATCTGAAGTTCAAATACGATGGAGCGCAGAGCTATACAATAGACGGATTTTCCCTCGAGATAGAAGAAGGGGAGATAATAGCTCTTCTTGGAGACAGCGGATGTGGAAAGAGCACTATACTTAGGATTCTTTCAGGGCTAGAAGACAGAGTCAGTGGAAGAATAGAGATAGGTGGAAGAGCAGTGCTGTCTGAAAGTGTGTTTGTAGAGCCTGAACACAGAAATGTAGGACTGGTCTTTCAAGACTACGGGCTCTTTCCTCATATGACTGTGGAGCAGAATATAGTCTATGGACTCAAGGGCATGAGCAAGGCAGAAAAAAAAGAGAGACTCTGTGAAGTGCTGAAGCTTGTGAAACTAGAAGGTGTTGAGAAGCGGTATCCGCATGAGCTTTCAGGAGGCCAGCAGCAGAGAATAGCCCTTGCTAGGGCTATTGCTCCGAAGCCGAAGCTGCTTTTAATGGATGAGCCTTTCAGCAATCTGGATGCTGGGCTTAAAAAAAAGATAAGGGAAGAGCTCAGAGATATAATAAAATCTGAAGGCATAACAAGTATAATAGTTACACATGATCTAGAGGACGCTGAAGGCACGTCTGACAGAATAGTTAGCATGAACTAG